From Virgibacillus natechei, the proteins below share one genomic window:
- a CDS encoding SLC13 family permease: MKSTLSKDILFNKKLLLNLFLMVMVLCGFLVGKSTFLMSFTGEQQLTLGLLVFAVYLWVAAPIPTGASSILLIALMLVLNLVDNVEGAVAGFLSPALYFILIVSILSQALVKVGIDKVIAQFLIKISKSGPRYIIIGLPIFILILPILLPSAVARFKMLYPLINSMNQLYGFSEKSIFQKYGIYIIGMMNQNATMVIFTGGGFPILASQLLNDYNVADLGWLDWFLMVAPPLWIGSLFMVLFVWNFLKITMPEEKIVRSNSNEEIELRPRDPLSIKLWVVLLSFLTMIITWIVTDQEQVPLLLPPMLLVAFYSIPKIGLVTNKVIREYDWENFLLLGASFSLGILLSENGTAEVLADVLIGVIPGDISIVSKVIIIAFIVFLLRFFFIVPSSAVIVIFPIVMSYSELIGIPPMQLAFLVILVIGSMMILPIHSTTTYLAYETGVFSKKDQYVIGLVSSVTFMFIAIFAALYFW; the protein is encoded by the coding sequence ATGAAGTCTACCTTAAGTAAGGATATACTTTTTAACAAAAAATTATTATTAAATCTTTTTTTGATGGTTATGGTTTTGTGTGGTTTCTTGGTAGGTAAATCGACTTTTTTGATGAGTTTTACGGGTGAGCAGCAACTAACATTAGGGTTATTGGTATTCGCTGTATATCTGTGGGTAGCTGCGCCGATCCCTACTGGAGCAAGTAGTATATTGCTTATAGCACTTATGCTTGTTCTAAATTTAGTTGATAATGTTGAAGGTGCAGTAGCAGGATTTTTATCACCCGCCCTTTACTTCATTTTAATAGTATCGATTCTTAGTCAAGCATTAGTGAAGGTAGGAATAGATAAAGTTATTGCACAATTTTTAATCAAAATTAGTAAAAGCGGCCCTCGTTATATAATTATAGGACTTCCTATTTTTATTCTGATTTTACCTATATTACTACCATCTGCGGTAGCAAGATTTAAAATGTTGTATCCCTTGATTAACAGTATGAACCAGTTATACGGGTTTAGTGAGAAGAGTATCTTTCAAAAATACGGGATCTATATCATAGGTATGATGAATCAAAATGCAACAATGGTTATTTTTACCGGGGGCGGGTTTCCGATTCTCGCTTCCCAACTATTAAATGATTATAATGTTGCTGATTTAGGATGGCTCGATTGGTTTCTTATGGTTGCGCCTCCCCTTTGGATAGGATCCTTATTCATGGTTTTGTTTGTCTGGAACTTTTTGAAAATAACCATGCCAGAAGAAAAAATAGTTAGATCGAACAGTAATGAAGAAATAGAGCTTAGACCAAGAGATCCTTTATCTATCAAACTTTGGGTCGTTTTATTAAGTTTTTTAACAATGATTATTACTTGGATTGTCACAGATCAGGAACAGGTTCCGCTTTTGCTTCCGCCCATGCTATTAGTTGCATTTTATTCCATACCAAAAATAGGGCTGGTTACAAATAAAGTAATTCGTGAATATGATTGGGAGAATTTTTTATTGTTAGGTGCATCCTTTTCATTAGGAATACTATTATCGGAGAATGGTACTGCTGAAGTTTTAGCAGATGTATTAATTGGAGTTATTCCTGGGGATATAAGTATCGTAAGTAAAGTGATTATTATTGCGTTTATTGTTTTCCTATTACGATTTTTCTTTATTGTTCCATCATCTGCAGTTATTGTTATTTTTCCGATAGTTATGTCGTATTCTGAATTAATCGGTATACCTCCCATGCAACTTGCATTTTTAGTTATATTGGTGATAGGGAGTATGATGATATTGCCAATTCATTCAACAACAACTTACTTAGCATATGAGACCGGAGTCTTTTCAAAGAAAGATCAATATGTGATTGGACTTGTGTCCAGTGTGACTTTCATGTTTATAGCTATTTTTGCAGCACTATATTTTTGGTGA
- a CDS encoding chromate transporter — MTTYWEIFVAFFIPGILGYGGGPASIPLVENEVVDRYGWMTVQEFSEVLALSNSLPGPIATKMAGYIGYEVGGVLGSFIGVFAAVAPSLIIMILLLGFLLKYKDSPKVKRLTLYIRPVIAILLGVMAWRFFQESYVDIGIWQTALIAVASYLLMERLKFHPAFVIIGAFVYGGFFL; from the coding sequence ATGACGACATATTGGGAAATATTTGTGGCATTTTTCATACCTGGAATTCTTGGTTATGGTGGAGGGCCTGCATCCATTCCGCTAGTAGAAAATGAAGTTGTCGATCGATATGGCTGGATGACCGTACAGGAATTCAGTGAAGTGTTGGCACTCTCCAATTCATTGCCAGGGCCGATCGCCACAAAGATGGCTGGTTATATTGGGTATGAAGTAGGTGGAGTGCTGGGATCATTTATTGGTGTTTTTGCTGCAGTTGCGCCTTCTCTCATTATTATGATTTTATTATTAGGGTTTTTGTTAAAATATAAAGACTCGCCAAAAGTGAAGCGATTGACATTATATATCCGTCCAGTTATTGCTATATTGCTTGGTGTTATGGCTTGGCGATTTTTCCAGGAATCTTACGTGGATATTGGTATATGGCAAACCGCTCTTATTGCAGTTGCAAGCTATTTGTTGATGGAACGACTTAAGTTCCACCCAGCATTTGTGATTATAGGCGCATTTGTGTATGGTGGATTCTTTTTATAG
- the ggt gene encoding gamma-glutamyltransferase — translation MKSFSNKSNPYPVTRHATYAKNGMVATSQPLAAQAGLEILKKGGNAIDAAIATAACLTVVEPTSNGIGGDAFALVWTKGKLHGLNASGRSPKNISIEAVKEAGYDEIPTHGWIPVTVPGVPGAWAELSEEFGKLPFKEVMQPAIDYASEGYPISPTLGNYWNKAYTGFKTKLTDAVFRNWFNTFAPNDRAPKVGEVWSSPDHAKTLESIANTNAESFYRGEIAEKIAAFSKEHGGFLSAEDLADHQAEWVDPIKVNYRGYDVWEVPPNGQGIVALQALNMLKGFTFTEKEAAATYHKQMEAIKLAFADGQKHVTEENSMRYTTEQILSEDYAETRRSLISDEAIQPEAGEPSSSGTVYLSTADNEGNMVSFIQSNYMGFGSGLVIPGTGIALQNRGHNFSMDPSHVNALEGGKRTFHTIIPGFLTKGNQPIGPFGVMGGFMQPQGHVQVVMNTIDFGMNPQAALDAPRWQWIKDKTVEVEHRFAHHTAQELAEKGHDIRIQLEPNSFGRGQIIWRDAETGVLVGGTESRTDGTIAAW, via the coding sequence ATGAAATCTTTTTCGAATAAATCCAATCCATATCCGGTTACACGGCATGCTACATATGCAAAAAATGGGATGGTAGCAACGTCACAGCCTCTCGCGGCTCAAGCTGGTCTAGAAATTTTGAAAAAGGGTGGGAATGCGATTGATGCAGCGATTGCTACGGCAGCTTGTTTAACGGTAGTAGAGCCGACTTCTAATGGTATTGGCGGTGATGCATTTGCATTGGTATGGACGAAAGGGAAGCTACACGGCTTGAATGCCAGTGGTCGCTCCCCTAAAAATATATCCATTGAGGCTGTAAAGGAAGCTGGTTATGATGAAATTCCGACACATGGTTGGATTCCTGTTACGGTGCCTGGGGTTCCGGGAGCATGGGCAGAGCTTTCTGAGGAATTTGGCAAACTCCCATTTAAAGAAGTCATGCAACCAGCTATCGACTATGCTTCAGAAGGTTATCCAATCTCACCAACATTAGGTAATTATTGGAATAAGGCCTATACAGGTTTTAAAACAAAATTAACGGATGCTGTATTTCGTAATTGGTTTAACACGTTTGCGCCGAATGATCGCGCACCTAAAGTTGGGGAGGTTTGGTCATCTCCAGATCATGCGAAAACACTGGAGTCTATTGCCAACACGAATGCTGAGTCTTTTTATCGCGGGGAAATAGCTGAGAAAATAGCTGCATTCTCAAAAGAGCATGGTGGTTTTCTATCAGCAGAAGATTTAGCAGATCATCAGGCGGAATGGGTTGACCCTATAAAAGTTAATTACCGTGGGTATGATGTATGGGAGGTACCGCCGAATGGACAAGGAATCGTTGCGCTTCAAGCGTTAAATATGTTGAAAGGATTCACATTTACAGAAAAAGAAGCAGCAGCTACCTATCATAAGCAAATGGAAGCAATTAAACTGGCCTTTGCAGATGGTCAGAAACATGTAACAGAAGAAAATTCTATGAGGTACACAACCGAGCAAATCTTGAGTGAGGATTACGCAGAAACACGAAGAAGCTTAATCTCTGATGAAGCAATACAGCCTGAAGCTGGTGAACCTTCTAGTAGTGGAACGGTTTATTTATCAACTGCAGATAATGAAGGGAATATGGTTTCATTTATCCAGAGTAACTACATGGGATTTGGTTCAGGCTTAGTGATTCCAGGTACCGGAATAGCTTTACAGAACCGAGGACATAATTTTTCCATGGATCCCAGTCATGTCAATGCACTGGAGGGTGGTAAACGAACGTTTCATACGATTATCCCTGGATTTTTAACAAAAGGAAATCAGCCTATAGGGCCATTCGGTGTCATGGGTGGATTTATGCAGCCCCAAGGGCATGTGCAAGTGGTGATGAATACCATTGACTTTGGCATGAATCCTCAAGCTGCACTGGATGCGCCACGTTGGCAATGGATAAAGGATAAGACTGTGGAAGTGGAGCATCGATTTGCTCATCATACTGCGCAAGAACTGGCTGAAAAAGGGCATGATATACGTATTCAGCTAGAGCCGAATAGTTTCGGGCGCGGACAGATTATTTGGCGTGATGCCGAAACGGGTGTGTTAGTCGGTGGAACGGAATCTCGCACAGATGGAACGATTGCTGCGTGGTAG
- a CDS encoding tripartite tricarboxylate transporter permease, which translates to MGSIEGLLTGFQTAFSIEGILFVMIGVLVGTFIGMLPGLGPITAIAVMIPITFGMDPTTALIMMAGVYYGAVFGGSTSSILLNAPGISGTVASSFDGYPMAQQGKAGKALAIAAIASFTGGTVSVVLLMLLAPALSSVAIAFGPPAYFALMFMGLTAISSLSEGSTIKALISAVVGFMVATIGIDGQTGTQRFTFGNVNLLEGLDFLVIALGLFALAEVCTLIINRKDRSIQNAHKLGSLRLTKKDFKEMSGPVTRQSFLGFILGVLPGAGATIASFISYISEKRIAKKPEEFGKGSVKGLAAPEASNNAATSGAFVPLLSLGIPGSGTTAVMLGAFIVLGVQPGPLLMTDRPEIFWGIIASMYIGNVFLLILNLPLIPYFAKILTVPRPLLISLVIMFSMIGVYAISFNTFDLYMLLLFGVIGFLMRLFAFPAPPLILAFILGGMMEQSFRQSLTISNGSLMVFVTEPIALSLLIIALLTFVVPLIRQLRKQKG; encoded by the coding sequence ATGGGATCGATAGAAGGACTATTAACTGGTTTTCAAACCGCGTTTAGTATAGAAGGTATTTTATTTGTGATGATCGGTGTCCTTGTAGGAACATTTATTGGTATGCTTCCTGGTTTAGGACCTATTACTGCAATAGCTGTTATGATTCCCATTACATTTGGGATGGATCCAACAACAGCACTAATCATGATGGCAGGTGTATATTATGGTGCTGTTTTTGGAGGATCGACTTCTTCCATCTTATTAAATGCCCCAGGGATATCTGGAACAGTTGCTTCATCTTTTGATGGCTATCCGATGGCGCAGCAAGGTAAAGCAGGAAAGGCACTTGCTATTGCAGCGATTGCTTCCTTTACCGGTGGTACAGTTAGTGTTGTGTTATTAATGTTGCTCGCTCCGGCACTTTCAAGTGTAGCAATTGCATTTGGTCCGCCTGCATATTTTGCCCTTATGTTTATGGGGTTAACAGCGATATCAAGTTTATCAGAGGGTTCAACCATTAAAGCATTAATTTCAGCTGTTGTTGGGTTTATGGTGGCAACAATTGGGATTGATGGTCAGACCGGAACACAGCGATTTACATTTGGTAATGTGAATTTACTGGAAGGCCTGGATTTTTTGGTTATAGCTTTAGGTTTATTTGCTTTAGCGGAAGTGTGTACATTGATTATAAATAGAAAGGATAGATCCATACAGAATGCTCATAAACTTGGAAGTTTGCGTCTTACCAAAAAAGATTTTAAGGAAATGAGTGGTCCTGTTACAAGACAATCGTTTTTAGGATTTATACTTGGCGTATTACCTGGTGCGGGTGCGACAATTGCATCGTTTATTTCTTATATTTCAGAAAAGAGAATAGCTAAAAAGCCAGAAGAATTTGGTAAGGGATCAGTAAAAGGACTTGCAGCCCCAGAAGCGTCTAACAATGCAGCAACAAGTGGTGCTTTTGTTCCATTGTTAAGTTTAGGTATCCCGGGATCAGGAACCACTGCTGTTATGTTGGGGGCCTTTATTGTATTAGGAGTACAGCCTGGGCCGTTATTAATGACAGATCGTCCAGAAATCTTTTGGGGAATTATTGCAAGTATGTACATAGGGAATGTGTTTTTGTTGATTTTAAATTTACCTTTAATTCCTTATTTCGCAAAAATACTAACGGTACCACGCCCGCTACTAATCTCATTGGTAATTATGTTTAGTATGATCGGTGTTTATGCGATAAGTTTTAACACATTTGATTTATATATGTTACTACTATTTGGGGTAATAGGATTCTTGATGAGGTTATTTGCGTTTCCTGCACCTCCATTAATACTAGCATTTATTCTAGGTGGGATGATGGAACAATCCTTTAGACAGTCATTAACGATTTCAAATGGTAGTTTGATGGTTTTTGTAACTGAACCAATTGCTTTATCGTTACTTATTATTGCATTGCTTACTTTTGTTGTACCGCTCATACGTCAATTACGTAAACAAAAAGGATAA
- a CDS encoding chromate transporter: protein MKIHWDIFMAFFRVGMLGYGGGPASIPLIQKEVVGKYKWMSDEEFGDILAMGNTLPGPIATKLAGYIGYRVRGLWGMINAVLATTVPTIILMIVLLRSLSSIKDFDWVQGMTAAVIPVVGVMLAVLTWQFIDKAVGGMGWLQTGIMSIFIFILLQFMNVHPGIVIAALLIIALLKKDTSKKEKDTGSKEGDPS from the coding sequence ATGAAGATACATTGGGATATTTTTATGGCATTTTTTCGAGTTGGAATGCTCGGATATGGTGGTGGTCCTGCCTCCATTCCATTAATTCAAAAGGAAGTAGTGGGGAAATACAAGTGGATGAGTGATGAGGAATTTGGGGATATACTAGCAATGGGAAATACACTTCCGGGACCAATTGCTACTAAGTTAGCTGGTTATATTGGCTATCGTGTTCGTGGCCTATGGGGAATGATTAACGCTGTTCTGGCAACAACTGTACCGACCATTATTTTGATGATTGTTTTATTGAGATCTTTATCCTCGATTAAAGATTTTGATTGGGTGCAGGGAATGACTGCGGCGGTCATTCCAGTTGTCGGTGTAATGCTCGCAGTATTGACATGGCAGTTTATCGATAAGGCAGTTGGTGGAATGGGCTGGTTGCAAACAGGGATAATGAGTATTTTTATTTTTATACTGTTACAGTTTATGAATGTGCATCCAGGTATCGTGATTGCGGCTCTACTGATTATTGCCCTATTAAAAAAAGATACATCCAAGAAAGAGAAAGACACTGGCAGTAAAGAAGGTGATCCATCATGA
- a CDS encoding response regulator translates to MIKVVIVEDDYRIAGIHEEFLDKVSGFTVAGKVLNGKDAIKIVDSKYIDLVLLDIYMPDILGTDIIHEIRTINPNIDIITISAATETEIVGEVIRNGVFDYIIKPVKMERFVETVERYKKMKHKLESKEEVDQSFLDDYFGRKTEVSSNMKQTPKGIDPLTLDKVKQIIHRIEEGITAEEMGVQIGASRTTARRYLEYLTTVDNIAAKLEYGVVGRPERKYYIK, encoded by the coding sequence ATGATCAAGGTCGTTATTGTAGAAGATGACTACCGTATAGCTGGTATTCATGAGGAATTCTTAGATAAAGTTAGTGGTTTTACAGTAGCAGGAAAGGTGTTAAACGGTAAGGATGCGATTAAAATAGTAGATTCTAAATATATTGATCTTGTATTACTTGATATATACATGCCAGATATACTTGGAACGGATATCATTCATGAGATAAGAACAATTAACCCGAACATAGATATAATCACGATTTCAGCTGCAACAGAAACGGAGATAGTTGGTGAAGTGATTCGCAATGGTGTATTTGATTATATTATAAAACCAGTTAAAATGGAGCGATTTGTAGAAACGGTTGAACGTTATAAAAAAATGAAACATAAGCTTGAATCTAAGGAAGAAGTTGATCAATCTTTTTTAGATGATTACTTTGGACGTAAAACAGAAGTAAGTTCAAATATGAAGCAGACACCTAAAGGTATTGATCCATTAACACTTGATAAGGTCAAACAAATTATTCATCGTATAGAAGAGGGCATTACAGCTGAAGAAATGGGTGTCCAAATTGGCGCATCTCGAACAACGGCAAGACGGTATTTAGAATATCTAACTACAGTTGACAATATTGCCGCAAAGCTCGAATACGGTGTTGTAGGAAGACCTGAACGAAAATATTATATAAAATAA
- a CDS encoding MFS transporter, with protein MGTFKKRTGIQTHNPWQMLVWLFLIQVLVALVGRSLAPLGVLFEEDLSLTKAQIGMLPAALFFGQSLVSIPAGFLVDRIGTRKLLIILSVCLGTSFLLMTFTSVYILILILIALGGFGYGAMHPTSNKGGYLLVFY; from the coding sequence ATGGGGACATTTAAAAAAAGAACAGGGATACAAACCCACAATCCTTGGCAAATGTTAGTGTGGCTTTTTTTAATACAAGTTCTTGTTGCGTTGGTTGGAAGAAGCCTCGCGCCGCTTGGGGTGCTATTTGAAGAAGATTTATCATTAACAAAAGCACAAATTGGAATGCTTCCTGCTGCACTTTTTTTTGGGCAATCCCTTGTTTCAATTCCTGCAGGATTTTTAGTAGATCGTATCGGCACAAGGAAGTTGCTTATTATCTTGTCCGTGTGCTTAGGAACAAGTTTTTTGCTGATGACTTTTACATCAGTTTATATTTTAATACTAATTTTAATTGCTTTGGGTGGATTTGGCTATGGAGCTATGCATCCGACTTCAAACAAAGGGGGTTATCTATTGGTTTTCTACTAA
- a CDS encoding tripartite tricarboxylate transporter substrate binding protein: protein MKRYLSLLVLTVLIVFVAACSADEEEAGGSAEEDWAPEEAIEIVAPAGAGGGWDTTARMTAQVFGEEGIIDQDIGVINREGGGGAVGWAYVAEQDTSPHHMFVGSPPLLLVPLNGQSEYNYEDFTPIANMIADYAAFAVSADAEWDNLNELFDDMKEDPSSVTVVGTSSPGSMDHIQFAQVAKAAGVDVTEINYVSDQGGGALTQVLNGSVDVFSTGVAETIEQVKAGEIKVLGVTSEERLEGEVIEDFPTAIEQGIDTTFINWRGFFGPANMDESAVSYYEEKFKELSESDGFAEIRDQYGWDEMYMNSEEYSTYLEEQNAELESLLEELGLGE from the coding sequence ATGAAAAGGTATTTATCGCTACTAGTTTTAACGGTTCTGATAGTCTTTGTTGCAGCGTGTTCTGCTGATGAAGAGGAAGCTGGCGGATCAGCTGAAGAAGATTGGGCACCAGAAGAAGCAATTGAAATTGTAGCACCAGCTGGGGCTGGTGGCGGCTGGGACACTACTGCAAGGATGACAGCACAGGTTTTTGGGGAGGAAGGAATTATTGATCAGGATATCGGGGTAATAAATAGAGAAGGAGGCGGCGGTGCTGTAGGCTGGGCTTATGTTGCCGAGCAAGATACGAGTCCACATCATATGTTTGTTGGTTCACCACCACTTCTATTAGTGCCTTTAAATGGTCAATCAGAATATAACTATGAAGACTTTACACCAATTGCAAATATGATCGCTGACTATGCTGCTTTCGCTGTATCAGCAGATGCAGAATGGGATAATTTAAATGAACTTTTTGATGATATGAAAGAAGACCCATCAAGTGTCACAGTAGTTGGAACATCATCTCCAGGTAGTATGGATCATATACAATTTGCACAGGTTGCTAAGGCTGCTGGTGTCGATGTAACTGAAATTAATTATGTATCTGATCAGGGTGGCGGGGCATTAACTCAGGTTTTAAATGGCAGTGTTGATGTGTTCTCTACAGGGGTTGCCGAAACAATAGAACAAGTGAAAGCAGGAGAAATTAAAGTATTAGGTGTAACATCTGAAGAAAGATTAGAGGGTGAAGTTATAGAGGACTTCCCTACTGCAATCGAACAAGGAATTGATACTACTTTCATTAACTGGCGCGGTTTCTTTGGACCGGCAAATATGGATGAATCAGCTGTTTCTTATTATGAGGAGAAATTTAAAGAACTAAGTGAATCGGATGGATTTGCTGAAATTCGAGACCAATATGGATGGGACGAAATGTACATGAATAGTGAAGAGTACAGCACATATTTAGAGGAACAAAATGCAGAATTAGAATCACTATTAGAGGAATTGGGGCTTGGAGAATAA
- a CDS encoding HAD family hydrolase, giving the protein MTYKALFLDIDGTILKPDHTYTDSTKDAILQAKNQGVEVFICTGRPLHEVDALAEELHVESLIGYNGAYAVYQNETIIDEPIGKNLVHQFIKIAKEHGSEIVMYTSEKNYFTSLDSTAVQQFNHVFQLTKNEIYSNDVADKIIGATVINLDPADAALYELETNLRLSVVNIEGVPMSYDIIRKNVNKGEAINAILKRLNIPKEQAIAFGDGMNDKEMLQAVGEGFAMENAHPDLFAYAKHTTTSVTESGIYNGLQKIGLVK; this is encoded by the coding sequence ATGACCTACAAAGCACTTTTTCTCGACATTGATGGAACCATTTTAAAACCTGATCATACGTATACAGATTCAACCAAAGACGCTATTTTACAAGCCAAAAATCAAGGTGTTGAGGTTTTTATATGTACGGGGCGACCACTTCATGAAGTAGACGCCCTTGCAGAAGAACTACATGTGGAATCGCTTATCGGCTACAACGGCGCATATGCCGTATATCAGAATGAGACTATTATTGATGAGCCCATAGGCAAAAACCTGGTTCATCAATTTATAAAAATCGCTAAGGAACACGGGTCTGAAATCGTGATGTATACTAGCGAAAAGAATTATTTTACATCATTGGACAGCACCGCGGTTCAACAGTTCAATCACGTATTTCAGTTAACAAAAAATGAAATATACTCAAATGATGTAGCAGATAAAATCATCGGCGCTACCGTGATAAATCTCGATCCTGCCGATGCTGCACTGTATGAACTAGAAACAAACCTCAGACTTTCTGTGGTAAATATCGAAGGAGTTCCAATGTCCTATGATATAATCCGAAAAAACGTCAATAAAGGAGAAGCGATTAACGCGATCCTAAAACGGTTAAATATCCCGAAAGAACAGGCTATTGCATTTGGAGATGGAATGAATGATAAAGAAATGCTGCAAGCTGTTGGAGAAGGGTTCGCCATGGAAAATGCACATCCTGATCTTTTCGCCTATGCCAAACACACAACCACTTCTGTAACAGAGTCTGGTATTTATAATGGGTTACAGAAAATAGGCTTAGTAAAGTAA
- a CDS encoding MFS transporter, producing MELCIRLQTKGVIYWFSTKKRGIAMGIKQTGVTLGSALAALILLPLASELGWRPVLFGACLLLMVAGCIAFRFYNDPPVEKNNHSINVGQPRFLTSVYTLFKHKAFMLVSISAVGLNGGQMILNTYIVLFAYEILGISLFLSGILLVISEASGSIGRVVWGIISDTLFNGKRVIILIIIAMVSAVSALTLTLLPADSPFWMVVPIIMIFGFCISGFNGIWMNAVTEFVPREQSGVASGFSIMQGSWGVIIAPPLFGLMVDLGNYQLGWMFLFAILLIIAILLILVIFIEDKPLQSEK from the coding sequence ATGGAGCTATGCATCCGACTTCAAACAAAGGGGGTTATCTATTGGTTTTCTACTAAAAAACGCGGTATTGCAATGGGAATTAAGCAGACGGGAGTGACACTAGGTTCTGCTCTTGCCGCCCTTATTCTACTTCCTCTTGCCAGTGAGTTGGGGTGGCGTCCTGTTCTTTTCGGCGCCTGTTTACTTTTGATGGTCGCTGGATGTATAGCTTTCAGGTTTTACAATGATCCGCCGGTAGAAAAAAATAACCATTCCATTAATGTAGGTCAGCCCCGTTTCTTGACGTCTGTATATACGCTGTTCAAACATAAAGCTTTTATGTTGGTTAGTATAAGTGCTGTGGGATTAAATGGCGGACAGATGATTTTAAATACCTATATTGTGTTATTTGCATATGAAATACTTGGAATAAGTTTATTTTTATCAGGTATTTTACTTGTCATTTCTGAAGCTAGTGGATCGATTGGGCGAGTGGTTTGGGGTATAATCAGTGATACCTTGTTTAATGGAAAAAGAGTCATTATTTTAATTATTATTGCAATGGTTTCAGCTGTTTCCGCATTAACACTAACATTGCTTCCTGCTGATTCACCGTTCTGGATGGTAGTACCGATTATAATGATTTTTGGTTTTTGTATTTCCGGATTCAATGGAATATGGATGAACGCTGTTACAGAATTTGTACCACGGGAACAATCAGGTGTCGCGAGCGGTTTCAGTATTATGCAGGGCTCTTGGGGGGTTATTATTGCTCCTCCACTATTTGGATTAATGGTTGATCTTGGTAATTATCAATTAGGATGGATGTTTCTATTTGCTATTTTGTTAATAATTGCTATCTTATTGATTTTAGTAATTTTTATAGAAGATAAACCTCTTCAATCGGAAAAATAA
- a CDS encoding Lrp/AsnC family transcriptional regulator has translation MKYDDIDKKLLEELAEDGRLSYVELAEKVGLSRVAVKDRIKNLQDSGIIEKFTVVINSEKAGKKVSAFFEVDVEPKQLQQVAQNLADNPSVASIYQMTGPSTLHMHVLVEDFQMLEVFINNELYAVEGITRVESSVILKRFKSRTGYKL, from the coding sequence ATGAAATATGATGACATCGATAAAAAATTATTAGAAGAACTGGCTGAGGATGGACGATTATCCTATGTAGAATTAGCTGAAAAAGTAGGTTTATCCCGTGTAGCTGTTAAAGATAGAATTAAGAACCTACAGGATAGTGGTATTATCGAGAAATTCACCGTTGTCATTAACTCTGAGAAAGCAGGGAAAAAGGTATCAGCCTTCTTTGAAGTTGATGTGGAACCGAAACAATTACAGCAAGTAGCACAAAATCTTGCAGACAATCCAAGCGTTGCAAGTATCTATCAAATGACCGGCCCCAGTACACTGCATATGCATGTACTTGTGGAAGATTTTCAGATGCTGGAAGTGTTTATTAATAACGAATTATATGCGGTGGAAGGGATTACCCGTGTCGAGAGTTCAGTGATTTTGAAGCGGTTTAAAAGCAGGACAGGGTATAAGTTGTAA
- a CDS encoding tripartite tricarboxylate transporter TctB family protein, translating to MLKTLNQRISIVLFIIAVGYLVLTFQLPSYGYTSVDADVIPMVLGWLLAVLAVCLFFSKDSETEEQKARRDIPKKDLGVLIAVFAFIFVYIMFLELLGFVVVTGLFIFFCSWFLGYRKHITNLIVSILFPLLMYITFTELLKINLPQGILPF from the coding sequence ATGTTAAAAACGTTAAATCAACGAATAAGTATTGTTTTATTTATTATAGCTGTGGGTTATTTAGTTTTAACTTTTCAACTTCCCTCCTATGGCTATACTTCTGTTGATGCTGATGTAATCCCAATGGTGTTGGGCTGGTTATTAGCTGTATTGGCAGTATGTCTGTTTTTTTCAAAGGATTCGGAAACAGAAGAACAGAAAGCAAGAAGGGATATCCCAAAGAAGGATTTAGGTGTTTTAATTGCAGTTTTTGCTTTTATCTTCGTGTACATTATGTTTCTAGAACTCCTTGGCTTTGTAGTTGTGACAGGATTATTTATCTTTTTTTGTTCATGGTTTTTAGGTTACAGAAAACATATTACGAATTTGATTGTATCTATCTTATTTCCTCTGTTAATGTATATAACATTTACAGAGTTGTTGAAAATTAATTTACCACAAGGAATCCTGCCGTTTTAA